The following proteins are encoded in a genomic region of Methylobacterium tardum:
- the argE gene encoding acetylornithine deacetylase yields the protein MSEPGPTKPERNAAPPPSDAPDPVALLERLVAFDTVSARSNLPLIDWVEAYCRRHGAAVERVADPTGLKAALLVSVGPFASRPGYVLSGHSDVVPAEGQPWSSDPFILREAEGRLYGRGTSDMKGFLAVCLALLPEMVAAELATPIHLAISYDEEVGCLGVRPLIDRMLACMPRPLGCFVGEPTGMEVVVGHKGKSAARLTFRGRASHSALAPQGVNAVEYAARFIEHVRLSAEALARDGARDPLYDVPHTTGLSSVVQGGTALNIVPDSCSVAFEYRAIGADDAGALAAAAIAYATDTLVPLMRAVDAACGVTVEPLIDYPGLDTDPEAPIVTLAKRLAGRNGHAKVSYGTEGGLFERLGGVPAVVIGPGSIARAHKADEYVTRDELDACAGFVRRLIRDCRG from the coding sequence ATGTCAGAGCCCGGACCGACGAAGCCCGAACGGAACGCCGCGCCCCCGCCCTCCGATGCGCCCGATCCGGTGGCGCTGCTGGAGAGGCTCGTCGCCTTCGACACGGTGAGCGCCCGCTCGAACCTGCCGCTGATCGACTGGGTGGAGGCCTATTGCCGCCGCCACGGCGCCGCGGTGGAGCGCGTCGCCGACCCGACCGGGCTCAAGGCGGCGCTCCTCGTCAGCGTCGGCCCGTTCGCGAGCCGACCCGGCTACGTGCTCTCCGGCCACAGCGACGTGGTGCCGGCCGAGGGCCAGCCCTGGTCGTCGGACCCGTTCATCCTGCGGGAGGCCGAGGGCCGGCTTTACGGGCGCGGCACCTCCGACATGAAGGGGTTCCTGGCGGTCTGCCTCGCGCTCCTGCCCGAGATGGTGGCGGCGGAGCTCGCCACCCCGATCCACCTCGCGATCTCGTACGACGAGGAAGTGGGCTGTCTCGGGGTGCGGCCGCTGATCGACCGGATGCTGGCCTGCATGCCCCGCCCGCTGGGCTGCTTCGTGGGCGAGCCCACCGGGATGGAGGTGGTGGTCGGCCACAAGGGCAAGTCGGCCGCCCGCCTCACCTTCCGGGGCAGGGCCAGCCATTCGGCCCTGGCGCCCCAGGGCGTCAACGCGGTGGAATATGCCGCCCGCTTCATCGAGCATGTCCGCCTGTCCGCGGAGGCGCTCGCCCGGGACGGCGCCCGCGACCCGCTCTACGACGTGCCCCACACCACCGGCCTGTCGAGCGTGGTCCAGGGCGGCACGGCCCTCAACATCGTCCCCGATAGCTGCAGCGTCGCGTTCGAGTACCGGGCGATCGGCGCGGACGATGCCGGGGCGCTGGCGGCCGCGGCCATCGCCTACGCCACCGACACCCTGGTGCCGCTGATGCGGGCGGTCGACGCGGCGTGCGGCGTGACGGTCGAGCCGCTGATCGACTATCCGGGCCTCGACACCGACCCGGAGGCGCCGATCGTGACCCTGGCCAAGCGGCTCGCCGGCCGGAACGGCCACGCCAAGGTCTCGTACGGCACCGAGGGCGGGCTGTTCGAGCGGCTCGGCGGCGTGCCCGCCGTGGTGATCGGCCCCGGCTCCATCGCCCGCGCCCACAAGGCCGACGAGTACGTGACCCGGGACGAACTGGACGCCTGCGCGGGCTTCGTGCGGCGGCTGATCCGGGATTGCCGGGGCTGA
- a CDS encoding glutathione S-transferase, which translates to MKLLYSPASPYARKVLVLAHEAGLIDRIDVTVAGASPTGPSAEVAAHNPLGKIPALVLEDGTALYDSRVICEYLDGLSAGPRLFPEGAARWDALTRQALADGLLDAALLTRYERVLRPEPQRWDAWEAGQIGKIRSALDRFETLVAGMPPLDIGTVALACAVGYLDLRFPDLGWREGRPAIAAWYAEFARRPSMEATVPKG; encoded by the coding sequence ATGAAGCTCCTCTACTCCCCCGCCTCGCCCTATGCCCGCAAGGTGCTGGTCCTCGCCCACGAGGCGGGACTGATCGACCGGATCGACGTCACCGTCGCGGGGGCCTCGCCGACCGGCCCCTCCGCGGAGGTCGCCGCCCACAACCCTCTTGGCAAGATCCCGGCCCTGGTGCTGGAGGACGGCACCGCCCTCTACGACAGCCGGGTGATCTGCGAGTATCTCGACGGTCTCTCGGCCGGGCCGCGCCTGTTCCCCGAGGGCGCCGCCCGCTGGGACGCGCTGACCCGGCAGGCGCTCGCCGACGGCCTGCTCGATGCGGCGCTGCTGACCCGCTACGAGCGCGTGCTGCGCCCGGAACCGCAGCGCTGGGACGCCTGGGAGGCCGGCCAGATCGGCAAGATCCGGTCGGCGCTGGACCGGTTCGAGACCCTGGTCGCCGGGATGCCGCCGCTGGATATCGGCACCGTCGCGTTGGCCTGCGCCGTCGGATACCTCGATCTGCGCTTCCCCGACCTCGGGTGGCGCGAGGGTCGTCCGGCCATCGCCGCGTGGTACGCGGAATTCGCGCGCCGGCCGTCGATGGAAGCCACCGTGCCGAAGGGCTGA
- a CDS encoding DoxX family membrane protein: MASLSVAIAFGTRLLLVLLFLPFSALDKILNFKGAVGQARQAVHATAPATALILIGLCVEIGMSLCILTGTADRAAAFVMAGYCGVTALLWKQFWVPGDFRTGGKGRELFWDFLKNFALAGGFLLITFGTGAGTVESFFADPLGSTHPYATADRARP, from the coding sequence ATGGCCAGCCTCAGCGTCGCGATCGCGTTCGGCACCCGCCTGCTCCTGGTTCTGCTGTTCCTGCCGTTCAGCGCGCTCGACAAGATCCTGAACTTCAAGGGCGCGGTCGGCCAGGCGCGGCAGGCCGTGCACGCCACGGCGCCCGCCACGGCGCTGATCCTGATCGGGCTCTGCGTGGAGATCGGGATGTCGCTCTGCATCCTGACCGGGACCGCCGACCGGGCGGCGGCCTTCGTGATGGCCGGCTATTGCGGGGTCACGGCGCTCCTGTGGAAGCAGTTCTGGGTGCCGGGCGACTTCCGGACCGGCGGCAAGGGCCGCGAGCTGTTCTGGGATTTCCTCAAGAACTTCGCGCTCGCGGGCGGCTTCCTGCTCATAACCTTCGGCACGGGCGCCGGGACGGTGGAGAGCTTCTTCGCCGACCCGCTCGGCTCCACGCACCCCTACGCGACCGCCGACCGGGCCCGGCCGTAG
- a CDS encoding D-amino acid dehydrogenase translates to MTHIAVIGAGITGVTTAYALAQRGYRVTVLDRQRYAAMETSFANGGQLSACNAEVWNKLSTVVQGLRWMLRRDAPLLMNPKPSWHKLSWMAEFVREIAHYRANTVETVRLALKAREALFAMAEAEGIEFDLKTRGILHFYRDRASFEKATAVNALLREGGLERYAVTPEEIRAIEPTLAGRYHGGYFTPSDATGDIHKFTRGLASACARKGVRFVQDASVETIAPGEGGYAVRWRDAGQTAGDARVLRADAVVICAGCASRHFAAMLGDRVNVYPVKGYSITVNLLTPEAQAAAPEVSILDEAAKIVTSRLGGERLRVAGTAEFNGFNRDIRHDRIQPLVDWTREQFPLVDTDRVVAWSGLRPMLPNMLPKVGRGRRPGIFYNTGHGHLGWTLSGATAELVAGAIAAEHAPEPMVLPLAA, encoded by the coding sequence ATGACCCACATCGCCGTGATCGGCGCCGGCATCACCGGCGTGACGACCGCCTACGCGCTCGCCCAGCGCGGCTACCGCGTCACCGTCCTCGACCGGCAGCGCTACGCCGCCATGGAGACCTCCTTCGCCAATGGCGGCCAGCTCTCGGCCTGCAACGCCGAGGTCTGGAACAAGCTCTCCACGGTGGTGCAGGGCCTGCGCTGGATGCTGCGCCGGGACGCGCCGCTGCTGATGAATCCCAAGCCCTCCTGGCACAAGCTGTCCTGGATGGCGGAGTTCGTCCGCGAGATCGCCCATTATCGCGCCAACACCGTGGAGACGGTGCGGCTGGCCCTGAAGGCCCGGGAGGCCCTGTTCGCCATGGCCGAGGCCGAGGGGATCGAGTTCGACCTGAAGACCCGCGGCATCCTGCATTTCTACCGGGACCGGGCGAGCTTCGAGAAGGCCACCGCCGTCAACGCTCTGCTGCGGGAGGGCGGCCTGGAGCGCTACGCCGTGACCCCCGAGGAGATCCGGGCGATCGAGCCGACGCTGGCCGGGCGCTATCACGGCGGCTACTTCACGCCCTCGGACGCCACCGGCGACATCCACAAATTCACCCGCGGCCTCGCTTCCGCCTGCGCGCGCAAGGGCGTCCGCTTCGTCCAGGACGCCAGCGTCGAGACGATCGCGCCGGGGGAGGGGGGCTACGCGGTTCGCTGGCGTGACGCGGGCCAGACGGCCGGCGACGCGCGGGTCCTGCGGGCCGACGCGGTGGTGATCTGCGCGGGCTGCGCCAGCCGGCACTTCGCGGCGATGCTGGGCGACCGGGTCAACGTCTACCCGGTGAAGGGCTACTCGATCACCGTGAACCTGCTGACCCCGGAGGCGCAGGCGGCGGCCCCGGAGGTGAGCATCCTCGACGAGGCGGCCAAGATCGTCACCAGCCGCCTCGGCGGCGAGCGCCTGCGGGTCGCCGGCACCGCCGAGTTCAACGGCTTCAACCGCGACATCCGACACGACCGGATCCAGCCGCTGGTCGACTGGACCCGGGAGCAGTTCCCGTTGGTCGACACCGACCGGGTGGTGGCCTGGAGCGGCCTGCGGCCGATGCTGCCGAACATGCTGCCCAAGGTCGGTCGCGGCCGCCGGCCCGGAATCTTCTACAACACCGGGCACGGCCATCTCGGCTGGACCCTCTCGGGCGCCACCGCCGAACTCGTCGCCGGCGCGATCGCCGCCGAGCACGCCCCGGAGCCGATGGTCCTGCCGCTCGCAGCCTGA